One Halocalculus aciditolerans DNA segment encodes these proteins:
- a CDS encoding Rieske (2Fe-2S) protein, whose translation MASTLVAAVADVPEDGSYLFTVRDEDGEEQEAILVRDGDEAGGVRAWLNYCQHFTHIKLDKGRGAPIREGEIICANHGAMFEVDSGECTFGPCEGAYLNGLDIRVEDGDVYLDDEGFEFAYDGGIETDPTDLSSTSNVEF comes from the coding sequence ATGGCGAGTACGCTGGTCGCGGCGGTGGCGGACGTGCCCGAAGACGGCTCCTACCTCTTCACGGTTCGAGACGAGGACGGGGAGGAGCAGGAGGCGATTCTGGTACGGGACGGCGACGAGGCGGGCGGGGTGCGGGCGTGGTTGAACTACTGTCAGCATTTCACGCACATCAAGCTCGACAAGGGGCGGGGCGCGCCGATTCGGGAGGGCGAGATTATCTGTGCGAACCACGGCGCGATGTTCGAGGTGGACAGCGGGGAGTGTACGTTCGGGCCGTGCGAGGGCGCGTACCTGAACGGGCTCGATATCCGCGTGGAGGATGGCGACGTCTACCTCGACGACGAGGGCTTCGAGTTCGCGTACGACGGCGGTATCGAGACCGACCCGACGGACCTGTCGTCGACGTCGAACGTCGAGTTCTGA
- the sppA gene encoding signal peptide peptidase SppA encodes MDTTGKRLGRLLFAVVGALVGVAAGFVAFLVVPAGSFARLVGVALTVGLAVAAARLARGIASSWFAPYNAAEVAVEGPITRDGGGGGIPPRPGGLPADAVVEQVESADADPNVEALIVRLNTPGGEVVPSDDIRNAVADFDGPTAAYATDTCASGGYWIASGCDRIVARDASIVGSIGVIGSTVNASDLADELGISYERFAAGKFKDAGVPLKQMSDDDRDYLQGIVDDYYDSFVERVADGRDLDPAAIRDTEARVYLGEEALDLGLVDELGTRDAVDDYLAGEIGDAVETEEFAPSRGMLGRLRGGATAVAYAAGAGAASVVAGDDEFRLR; translated from the coding sequence ATGGATACGACTGGGAAGCGACTGGGGCGGCTGTTGTTCGCGGTCGTCGGCGCGCTCGTCGGCGTGGCCGCGGGGTTCGTCGCGTTCCTCGTGGTGCCGGCGGGGAGTTTCGCGCGGCTCGTCGGCGTGGCGTTGACGGTCGGGCTGGCGGTGGCGGCCGCGCGGTTGGCGCGCGGAATCGCGTCGTCGTGGTTCGCGCCGTACAACGCCGCGGAAGTCGCAGTCGAGGGACCGATTACGCGGGACGGCGGCGGGGGCGGGATTCCGCCGCGGCCGGGCGGGCTGCCGGCTGACGCCGTCGTGGAGCAGGTCGAGTCGGCCGACGCGGACCCGAACGTCGAGGCGCTCATCGTCCGCTTGAACACGCCGGGGGGCGAGGTCGTGCCGAGCGACGACATCCGGAACGCCGTGGCGGACTTCGACGGGCCGACGGCGGCGTACGCGACGGACACGTGTGCGAGCGGCGGCTACTGGATCGCGAGCGGCTGTGACCGCATCGTCGCGCGGGACGCGTCCATCGTCGGGAGTATCGGCGTCATCGGGTCGACGGTGAACGCGTCGGACCTCGCAGACGAGCTGGGCATCTCCTACGAGCGGTTCGCGGCGGGGAAGTTCAAGGACGCGGGCGTGCCGCTGAAGCAGATGAGCGACGACGACCGCGACTACCTCCAGGGCATCGTGGACGACTACTACGACTCGTTCGTGGAGCGCGTCGCCGACGGCCGCGACCTCGACCCGGCCGCGATTCGGGACACCGAGGCGCGCGTCTACCTCGGCGAGGAGGCGCTCGACCTCGGGCTCGTGGACGAGCTCGGGACGCGTGACGCCGTCGACGACTACTTGGCGGGCGAAATCGGCGACGCCGTGGAGACCGAGGAGTTCGCGCCGAGTCGCGGGATGCTCGGGCGGCTCCGGGGCGGCGCGACGGCGGTGGCGTACGCGGCGGGCGCGGGCGCGGCGAGCGTGGTCGCCGGCGACGACGAGTTCCGACTGCGGTAG
- a CDS encoding DUF373 family protein, which translates to MRTLVVCVDRSGDLTRKSGVSTPVAGWEAVQSLVIDVGVADPEDSTVNSILEALSVTRRLTDNDEDAVVAVVSGAADSAVNADRSVAAQLDDLVARYDPDSAVVVVDSAEDERLVPIVESRLRVDSVDRVVVRQARDIESTYYLMKQFLADEELRETVLVPLGVVLLVFPVLLVLTSSLAMAIGAITAVIGVFLLYKGLNVDEHLADVPAQARDALYSGRVSIVTYVVAAGLALVGVFAGVLGVSALAADSGDIFLATMAFVYDAAPWLALAALAASLGRLIDEAIREEDIRSSYLNLPFGVVAVGLVVRGFSAYFLERAASNVLDPMVIPAIDIGIVAIESYRLSAEERLAALVLGAVALSLVGIRVSAYLSGTAVEDAPAREAK; encoded by the coding sequence ATGCGAACGCTCGTCGTCTGCGTCGACCGGTCCGGCGACCTCACCCGGAAGAGCGGCGTCTCCACGCCGGTCGCGGGGTGGGAGGCCGTGCAGAGTCTCGTCATCGACGTGGGCGTCGCCGACCCGGAGGATTCGACGGTGAACTCCATCCTCGAAGCGCTCTCGGTCACGCGCCGCCTCACGGATAACGACGAGGACGCCGTCGTCGCCGTCGTCTCCGGCGCGGCGGACTCCGCGGTGAACGCCGACCGGTCCGTCGCCGCACAGCTGGACGACCTCGTCGCGCGCTACGACCCGGATTCGGCCGTGGTCGTCGTCGACTCCGCGGAGGACGAACGCCTCGTCCCCATCGTCGAGTCCCGCCTGCGCGTCGACTCCGTGGACAGAGTGGTCGTCCGGCAGGCGCGCGACATCGAGTCGACGTACTACCTCATGAAGCAGTTCCTCGCCGACGAGGAGCTGCGGGAGACGGTGCTCGTGCCGCTCGGCGTCGTCCTCCTCGTCTTCCCCGTCCTCCTCGTCCTCACCTCCAGCCTCGCGATGGCCATCGGCGCGATTACCGCCGTCATCGGCGTCTTCCTCCTCTACAAGGGCCTGAACGTCGACGAGCATCTGGCGGACGTGCCCGCGCAGGCCCGCGACGCGCTCTACTCCGGCCGCGTCAGCATCGTCACGTACGTCGTCGCGGCCGGGCTCGCGCTCGTCGGCGTGTTCGCCGGCGTGCTCGGCGTGTCCGCGCTCGCCGCGGACTCCGGCGACATCTTCCTCGCGACGATGGCGTTCGTCTACGACGCCGCCCCCTGGCTCGCGCTCGCCGCGCTCGCCGCCTCCCTCGGCCGCCTCATCGACGAGGCCATCCGCGAAGAGGACATCCGCTCCTCCTACCTCAACCTCCCGTTCGGCGTCGTCGCCGTCGGCCTCGTCGTCCGCGGGTTCTCCGCGTACTTCTTGGAGCGCGCCGCGTCGAACGTCCTCGACCCGATGGTCATCCCCGCCATCGACATCGGCATCGTCGCCATCGAATCCTACCGGCTCAGCGCCGAGGAACGCCTCGCGGCGCTCGTGCTCGGCGCGGTCGCGCTCAGCCTCGTCGGCATCCGCGTGTCCGCCTATCTCTCCGGCACCGCCGTCGAGGACGCGCCCGCGAGAGAGGCGAAGTGA
- a CDS encoding transcriptional regulator has protein sequence MEARTTRQRIADALREEPGTPSSLAAAFELTPHAALTHVEHIAKSLDAQEEELLVRPPACRECGFDGFDDPLNLPSRCPECKHEGIEEPAFVIERRGST, from the coding sequence ATGGAGGCGCGAACGACCCGACAGCGGATCGCGGACGCGCTCCGCGAGGAACCGGGGACGCCGAGCTCGCTCGCGGCGGCGTTCGAACTGACGCCGCACGCCGCGTTGACGCACGTCGAGCACATCGCGAAATCCCTCGACGCGCAGGAAGAAGAACTCCTCGTGCGCCCGCCGGCCTGCCGCGAGTGCGGGTTCGACGGCTTCGACGACCCGCTCAACCTCCCCTCGCGCTGCCCGGAGTGCAAGCACGAAGGCATCGAGGAGCCAGCGTTCGTTATCGAGCGACGCGGTTCGACGTGA
- a CDS encoding diphthine--ammonia ligase, giving the protein MDAEPWVSLFSGGKDSNWALYRALEADYPVERLVTVHPEGDSYMYHTPATHLATLAAEAIGIPLVDVHPGDLDALDAEDSGKQGDRELEPLEAALVDLRDDLGGLGGVTAGAIESEFQTYRIEEMADRLGCEVFAPLWQRDPSALAADMLDAGFEITVLQVAAYGLDESWLGRTLDADAIAELEALNDEYGVHVLGEGGEFETFVTDGPHFDQRIDFDYDTVWEGNRGYVEITDAELV; this is encoded by the coding sequence ATGGACGCGGAACCCTGGGTGAGCCTCTTCTCCGGTGGGAAGGACTCGAACTGGGCGCTCTACCGGGCGCTCGAAGCCGACTACCCCGTCGAACGCCTCGTCACCGTCCACCCGGAAGGCGACTCCTACATGTACCACACGCCGGCGACGCACCTCGCGACGCTCGCGGCCGAAGCCATCGGGATTCCGCTCGTCGACGTCCACCCCGGCGACCTCGACGCGCTCGACGCCGAAGACTCCGGGAAACAGGGCGACCGCGAACTCGAACCGCTGGAGGCCGCGCTCGTCGACCTCCGCGATGACCTCGGCGGGCTCGGCGGCGTCACCGCCGGTGCCATCGAGTCCGAGTTCCAGACATACCGAATCGAGGAGATGGCCGACCGCCTCGGCTGTGAGGTCTTCGCGCCGCTCTGGCAGCGCGACCCGAGCGCGCTCGCGGCCGACATGCTGGACGCCGGCTTCGAGATTACCGTCCTCCAGGTCGCCGCGTACGGCCTCGACGAGTCCTGGCTCGGCCGCACGCTCGACGCCGACGCCATCGCGGAACTCGAAGCGCTCAACGACGAGTACGGCGTCCACGTCCTCGGCGAAGGCGGCGAGTTCGAGACGTTCGTCACCGACGGCCCCCACTTCGACCAGCGGATCGACTTCGACTACGACACCGTCTGGGAAGGAAACCGGGGCTACGTCGAAATCACCGACGCCGAACTCGTCTGA
- a CDS encoding aminotransferase class IV, translating to MFVHLNGDLVPDAEAAIPVSDRGFRYGDAGFETLRAYGGELFRWDAHESRLRGTLDALGMPDALPGDLRDRVRETLDANDLADAYVRVSVTRGPQAGKLAPGPAEHPTVVVVTKPLPRGGRESDSVWDAPARVETVPTRRVPDSAIPADAKTHNYLNGVLAKRDLSPDADAALMLDVDGNVAECATSNVFFARDGVLHTPTTDGDVLPGITRDTVLDLAADRGIPVETGRYGPEALRDADELFLTNTTWELRPVSALDGRGYPVGDLAETLADAYDDHVETAHY from the coding sequence ATGTTCGTCCACCTGAACGGCGACCTCGTCCCCGACGCCGAGGCCGCGATTCCCGTGAGCGACCGGGGCTTTCGGTACGGCGACGCCGGCTTCGAGACGCTCCGCGCGTACGGCGGCGAGCTGTTCCGCTGGGACGCCCACGAGTCCCGCCTGCGCGGGACGCTCGACGCGCTCGGAATGCCCGACGCCCTCCCCGGCGACCTCCGCGACCGCGTCCGGGAGACGCTCGACGCGAACGACCTCGCCGACGCCTACGTCCGCGTGTCCGTCACGCGCGGCCCGCAAGCGGGAAAGCTCGCACCCGGTCCCGCCGAGCATCCGACGGTCGTCGTCGTCACGAAACCCCTGCCGCGCGGCGGCCGCGAGAGCGACTCCGTCTGGGACGCTCCCGCCCGCGTCGAGACCGTCCCCACCCGCCGCGTCCCCGACAGCGCCATCCCCGCGGACGCGAAGACCCACAACTACCTCAACGGCGTCCTCGCCAAACGCGACCTCTCCCCCGACGCCGACGCCGCCCTCATGCTCGACGTCGACGGGAACGTCGCCGAGTGCGCCACCAGCAACGTCTTCTTCGCCCGCGACGGCGTCCTCCACACCCCCACGACTGACGGCGACGTCCTCCCCGGCATCACCCGCGACACCGTCCTCGACCTCGCCGCCGACCGCGGCATCCCCGTCGAGACCGGCCGCTATGGGCCCGAAGCCCTCCGCGACGCCGACGAACTCTTCCTCACCAACACCACCTGGGAACTCCGACCAGTCAGCGCACTCGACGGCCGCGGCTATCCGGTCGGCGACCTCGCCGAGACGCTCGCCGACGCCTACGACGACCACGTCGAAACAGCGCACTACTAA
- a CDS encoding endonuclease III domain-containing protein, whose protein sequence is MDDEPAENISGGERGGGTFAESAPGDGANRAEAVVDRLGERYWQKTYGGRDAFECLVRTILSQNTSDKASQPAHDALMERYDGADADLAVALADAEQDELADTISSAGLYNQKSATIIRLAGEIVDDYGSADGFDEYVKDGDPNGVRDALLDMKGVGPKTADCVLLFAGGRDGVFPVDTHVHRIARRMGLAPADADHEGVREAIESSVPPEKCGFGHTAMIQFGREYCTARKPACLDDPDACPLADRCDQVGVYPETGELVDPSDAYEAE, encoded by the coding sequence ATGGACGACGAACCCGCCGAGAACATCTCCGGCGGCGAGCGCGGCGGCGGCACGTTTGCGGAGAGCGCTCCCGGCGACGGCGCGAACCGCGCGGAAGCCGTCGTCGACCGGCTCGGCGAGCGGTACTGGCAGAAGACCTACGGCGGACGGGACGCCTTCGAGTGTCTCGTCCGAACGATACTGAGCCAGAACACCTCCGATAAGGCGAGCCAGCCCGCCCACGACGCGCTGATGGAGCGATATGACGGAGCCGACGCGGACCTCGCCGTCGCGCTCGCCGACGCCGAGCAGGACGAACTCGCCGACACCATCTCTTCGGCTGGACTGTACAACCAGAAGTCGGCGACCATCATTCGGCTCGCGGGCGAAATCGTCGACGACTACGGGAGCGCCGACGGCTTCGACGAATACGTGAAGGACGGGGACCCGAATGGGGTGCGAGACGCCCTCCTCGACATGAAGGGCGTCGGCCCGAAAACCGCCGACTGCGTGCTCCTCTTCGCCGGCGGCCGCGACGGCGTCTTCCCCGTCGACACGCACGTCCACCGCATCGCCCGCCGGATGGGGCTCGCGCCCGCCGACGCCGACCACGAGGGCGTCCGCGAAGCCATCGAGTCGTCGGTTCCGCCCGAGAAGTGCGGGTTCGGTCACACCGCGATGATTCAGTTCGGCCGCGAGTACTGCACCGCCCGCAAGCCCGCGTGCCTCGACGACCCCGACGCCTGCCCGCTCGCCGACCGCTGCGACCAAGTCGGCGTCTACCCCGAGACCGGCGAACTCGTCGATCCCAGCGACGCCTACGAGGCAGAGTAG
- a CDS encoding coiled-coil protein — protein sequence MSEETQIEVSSADELITDEELQDRSKGQLIKNAGQFRDRRNELNQLASSRASKRDELNAKTREKVDAAQEHREKRDTLNERVQEHKEVRNELNAKANKLFDKVDERKADLELDEGKGLEELKEEIEQLEFKQQTEVLSPEDERELIEKIEEKREEYQDRKEKMEDSGDLEELVEEAEEVRGEASNHHEKVTELADKAQKHHNEMIEAYREADDIRDEADEMHEAFVEAQEAADAHHEAFVDVQKRLRELDKQEEEDRKDEREAKREEAKAEAEEIYQRFQEGETLDTDDLRKLQKSGLL from the coding sequence ATGTCTGAGGAAACGCAGATCGAAGTATCCAGTGCAGATGAACTGATCACCGACGAAGAGCTCCAGGACCGGTCCAAGGGGCAGCTTATCAAGAACGCTGGTCAGTTCCGCGACCGACGTAACGAACTCAACCAACTCGCTTCCTCCCGTGCTTCGAAGCGCGACGAGCTGAACGCGAAGACCCGCGAGAAGGTCGACGCGGCGCAGGAACACCGCGAGAAGCGCGACACGCTCAACGAGCGCGTCCAGGAGCACAAGGAAGTCCGGAACGAGCTGAACGCGAAAGCGAACAAGCTCTTCGATAAGGTCGACGAGCGGAAAGCCGACCTGGAGCTCGACGAGGGCAAGGGCCTCGAAGAGCTGAAAGAGGAGATCGAGCAGCTCGAATTCAAACAGCAGACCGAAGTCCTCTCCCCTGAAGACGAGCGCGAACTCATCGAGAAGATCGAGGAGAAGCGCGAGGAGTACCAGGACCGCAAGGAGAAGATGGAGGACTCCGGCGACCTCGAAGAGCTCGTCGAGGAAGCGGAGGAAGTCCGCGGTGAAGCTTCGAACCACCACGAGAAGGTGACGGAGCTCGCGGACAAGGCGCAGAAACACCACAACGAGATGATCGAGGCCTACCGCGAGGCCGACGACATCCGCGACGAGGCCGACGAGATGCACGAGGCCTTCGTCGAGGCGCAGGAAGCCGCCGACGCCCACCACGAGGCGTTCGTCGACGTCCAGAAGCGCCTGCGCGAGCTCGACAAGCAGGAAGAAGAGGACCGCAAGGACGAGCGCGAGGCGAAGCGCGAGGAAGCGAAGGCGGAAGCCGAGGAGATCTACCAGCGCTTCCAGGAGGGCGAGACCCTCGACACCGACGACCTCCGCAAGCTCCAGAAGTCCGGTCTCCTGTAG
- a CDS encoding DUF371 domain-containing protein, with amino-acid sequence MREFTLTAEGHENVSAQHASTFEFTTDDFLTPAGDCILGIEADAAASDVPRDFVDACQSEDATITARLDADGHEATITGSGHPDLTYTNDRSMVGRTSTYVDDRTILVDADTAAGDLDRDLVDALAAGATLTVTLTVE; translated from the coding sequence ATGCGCGAGTTCACGCTCACCGCCGAGGGCCACGAGAACGTCTCCGCCCAGCACGCGAGCACCTTCGAGTTCACGACCGACGACTTCCTCACGCCCGCGGGCGACTGCATCCTCGGCATCGAGGCCGACGCCGCCGCGAGCGACGTCCCCCGCGACTTCGTCGACGCCTGCCAGTCCGAAGACGCCACCATCACCGCCCGCCTCGACGCCGACGGCCACGAAGCCACCATCACCGGCTCCGGCCACCCCGACCTCACCTACACGAACGACCGCTCCATGGTCGGCCGCACCAGCACCTACGTCGACGACCGCACCATCCTCGTCGACGCCGACACCGCCGCCGGCGACCTCGACCGCGACCTCGTCGACGCGCTCGCCGCCGGCGCGACCCTCACCGTCACGCTCACCGTCGAATAA
- the pabB gene encoding aminodeoxychorismate synthase, component I, with product MHDGLDEVTARAAFARVAREHPDADRVPVRASLATADPFDAYRRARGDDPSVFYETGGPTDGWGYFGVNPTEFDAHDSGVFNALDALETDTLAPVDSPVPIPGGHFGWLSYDAARELESLPNHAVDDRGLPTLQVATYETLAAWHGDEFFLVATPRVDGDVDAAYDRALDALDALADRIATGDPAVEPPAAADAAPVFESDAGRDAFRERVETVKERIRAGDTFQANVSHRLRAPAAVHPVALFAALRDVNPAPYSALVEFPGVDIASASPELLLDRDGPDLATEPIAGTRPRGDTPEADDALAADLRGNEKERAEHAMLVDLERNDLGRVAAFGSVDVTDYRRVDRHPEVMHLVSEVDATLRDDATLADAIAAAFPGGTITGAPKPETMRIIDEVETTRRGPYTGSAFAVGFNGRATLNILIRTLVRHADEYHLRVGAGIVHDSDPDAEYDETLDKARGLVNALDAAVDADLGVTER from the coding sequence ATGCACGACGGACTCGACGAGGTGACGGCGCGCGCGGCGTTCGCGCGCGTCGCCCGCGAGCACCCCGACGCCGACCGCGTCCCCGTCCGCGCGTCCCTCGCTACCGCCGACCCCTTCGACGCCTACCGCCGCGCCCGCGGCGACGACCCGAGCGTCTTCTACGAGACCGGCGGCCCGACCGACGGCTGGGGCTACTTCGGCGTCAATCCTACCGAGTTCGACGCGCACGACTCGGGTGTATTCAACGCGCTCGACGCGCTCGAAACCGACACGCTCGCCCCCGTCGACTCACCGGTTCCGATTCCCGGCGGCCACTTCGGCTGGCTCTCCTACGACGCCGCCCGCGAGCTCGAATCGCTCCCGAACCACGCCGTCGACGACCGCGGCCTCCCCACGCTCCAAGTCGCGACCTACGAGACGCTCGCCGCGTGGCACGGCGACGAGTTCTTCCTCGTCGCGACGCCGCGCGTCGACGGCGACGTCGACGCCGCCTACGACCGCGCGCTCGACGCACTCGACGCGCTCGCCGACCGCATCGCCACCGGCGACCCCGCCGTCGAACCGCCCGCGGCCGCCGACGCGGCCCCCGTCTTCGAGAGCGACGCCGGCCGCGACGCCTTCCGCGAGCGCGTCGAAACCGTGAAGGAACGCATCCGCGCCGGCGACACCTTCCAGGCGAACGTCTCCCACCGCCTCCGCGCGCCCGCCGCCGTCCACCCCGTCGCCCTCTTCGCCGCGCTCCGCGACGTCAACCCCGCGCCCTACAGCGCCCTCGTCGAGTTCCCCGGCGTCGACATCGCCTCCGCCAGCCCCGAACTCCTCCTCGACCGCGACGGCCCCGACCTCGCCACCGAACCCATCGCCGGCACCCGGCCGCGCGGCGACACCCCCGAAGCGGACGACGCGCTCGCCGCCGACCTCCGCGGGAACGAGAAGGAGCGCGCCGAACACGCGATGCTCGTCGACCTCGAACGCAACGACCTCGGGAGGGTCGCCGCCTTCGGCTCCGTCGACGTCACCGACTACCGCCGCGTCGACCGCCACCCCGAAGTCATGCACCTCGTCTCCGAAGTCGACGCCACGCTCCGTGACGACGCCACGCTCGCCGACGCCATCGCCGCCGCCTTCCCCGGCGGCACCATCACCGGCGCGCCCAAACCCGAAACCATGCGCATCATCGACGAAGTCGAAACCACCCGCCGCGGCCCCTACACGGGGAGCGCGTTCGCCGTCGGCTTCAACGGCCGCGCCACCCTCAACATCCTCATCCGCACGCTCGTCCGGCACGCCGACGAATACCACCTCCGCGTCGGCGCGGGCATCGTCCACGACTCCGACCCCGACGCCGAATACGACGAGACGCTCGACAAAGCCCGCGGCCTCGTGAACGCCCTCGACGCCGCCGTCGACGCCGACCTCGGCGTCACCGAACGATGA
- a CDS encoding sugar phosphate nucleotidyltransferase codes for MQAIVLAGGYATRLWPITKHRPKMFLPVGDSTVIDRIFDELEADDRIDDVYVSTNERFADDFADYLSASDYEKPTLTVEDTTEEDEKFGVIGALAQLVDREDIDDDTLVIAGDNLISFDIAEFLDFFQEKDAPSLAAYDVGSKERAKSYGLVDLDGDEVVDFQEKPDDPKSTLVSIACYAYPADTLPLLSEYLEAGENPDEPGWFVQWLQQRQSVHAFTFEGAWFDIGTPESYLDAVAWTLDGDSLVDDDAVVENTTLGDNVHVMGGAEVRNSSLDNSLVFPDATVLDCDVRESIIDEKTRIENVDFSGALIGAHTTITNGHPQ; via the coding sequence ATGCAGGCTATCGTTCTCGCGGGCGGCTACGCCACGCGGCTCTGGCCGATCACGAAGCACCGCCCGAAGATGTTCCTGCCCGTCGGCGACTCGACGGTCATCGACCGCATCTTCGACGAGCTCGAAGCCGACGACCGCATCGACGACGTCTACGTCTCGACGAACGAGCGGTTCGCCGACGACTTCGCCGACTACCTCTCCGCGAGCGACTACGAGAAACCCACGCTCACCGTCGAAGACACGACCGAGGAGGACGAGAAGTTCGGCGTCATCGGCGCGCTCGCCCAGCTCGTCGACCGCGAAGACATCGACGACGACACGCTCGTCATCGCCGGCGACAACCTCATCAGCTTCGACATCGCGGAGTTCCTCGACTTCTTCCAGGAGAAGGACGCCCCCAGCCTCGCCGCCTACGACGTCGGCAGCAAGGAGCGCGCGAAATCCTACGGCCTCGTCGACCTCGACGGCGACGAAGTCGTCGACTTCCAGGAGAAGCCCGACGACCCGAAGAGCACGCTCGTCTCCATCGCCTGCTACGCCTACCCCGCCGACACCCTCCCCCTCCTCTCCGAATATCTGGAGGCCGGCGAGAACCCCGACGAACCCGGCTGGTTCGTCCAGTGGCTCCAGCAGCGCCAGTCCGTCCACGCCTTCACCTTCGAAGGCGCGTGGTTCGACATCGGCACTCCCGAATCCTACCTCGACGCCGTCGCGTGGACGCTCGACGGCGACAGCCTCGTCGACGACGACGCCGTCGTCGAGAACACCACCCTCGGCGACAACGTCCACGTCATGGGCGGCGCGGAAGTCCGGAACTCCAGCCTCGACAACTCCCTCGTCTTCCCCGACGCCACCGTCCTCGACTGCGACGTCCGCGAGAGCATCATCGACGAGAAAACCCGCATCGAGAACGTCGACTTCTCCGGCGCGCTCATCGGCGCACACACCACCATCACCAACGGCCACCCCCAGTAA
- a CDS encoding anthranilate synthase component II produces MTDTSPAGRPARPGILVIDNYDSFVYNLVQYVGEVTPDVSVARNDAVTLDDIRDRDPDGIVLSPGPGRPEDAGVSMDVFDLDVPVLGVCLGHQALCAAYGAPVTRAPDVVHGKASTITHDGDGLYARLPDSFEVGRYHSLVVERDALPRELEETATVPDEADVLMGVRHRSRPQFGVQFHPESVLTGRADDPGSLAIGKTLVRTFVADVCSST; encoded by the coding sequence ATGACGGACACCTCGCCCGCCGGCCGACCGGCTCGCCCCGGCATCCTGGTCATCGACAACTACGACTCGTTCGTCTACAACCTCGTGCAGTACGTCGGCGAGGTCACGCCGGACGTCTCGGTCGCGCGGAACGACGCGGTGACGCTCGACGACATCCGCGACCGCGACCCGGACGGCATCGTGCTCTCCCCCGGACCGGGTCGCCCCGAGGACGCGGGAGTCTCGATGGACGTCTTCGACCTCGACGTGCCCGTGCTCGGCGTCTGCCTCGGCCACCAGGCGCTCTGTGCGGCCTACGGCGCGCCCGTCACGCGAGCCCCCGACGTCGTCCACGGGAAGGCCTCGACCATCACGCACGACGGCGACGGCCTCTACGCGCGCCTCCCCGACTCGTTCGAAGTCGGACGCTACCACTCCCTCGTCGTCGAGCGCGACGCCCTCCCCCGCGAGCTGGAGGAGACGGCGACCGTCCCCGACGAAGCGGACGTGCTCATGGGCGTCCGCCACCGCTCGCGCCCCCAGTTCGGCGTGCAGTTCCACCCCGAGAGCGTCCTCACCGGCCGCGCCGACGACCCCGGCAGCCTCGCCATCGGAAAGACGTTGGTCCGGACGTTCGTAGCGGACGTATGTTCGTCCACCTGA
- a CDS encoding amphi-Trp domain-containing protein, which translates to MPEEVLFESESRQSRAAIASYLRQVAENLEDGKALTLAAGEQSVTLDPPAEATFEVKAEREGPADGPGELSVEFEVEWDEEHEAGGDADGLSIE; encoded by the coding sequence ATGCCTGAAGAAGTGCTGTTCGAGTCGGAGAGTCGGCAGAGTCGCGCGGCCATCGCGTCCTACCTGCGGCAGGTGGCGGAGAACCTGGAAGACGGGAAGGCGCTCACGCTCGCGGCGGGCGAGCAGTCGGTGACGCTGGACCCGCCGGCGGAGGCGACGTTCGAGGTGAAAGCCGAGCGGGAAGGACCGGCGGACGGGCCGGGAGAGTTGAGCGTGGAGTTCGAGGTCGAGTGGGACGAAGAGCACGAAGCGGGCGGGGACGCCGACGGCCTCTCCATCGAGTAG